Proteins encoded by one window of Cellvibrio sp. KY-GH-1:
- a CDS encoding pseudouridine synthase, with protein MHADIDQLYVLPPCTADLKILRVDVDFLLINKPTRLLSVPGRHPQNRDSVISRLEMDYPSAAIVHRLDFDTSGVMVIPLNKPALSHISKQFQARAVSKHYLAVVAGLVEQDEGVIDLPIAAGEGPKYKICHDTGKPSVTEFKVLERDTSANTTRVLLHPITGRSHQLRLHLQALGHPILGCEFYGGTYSHSATRLLLHARDLQFTHPTTGEQVFIAAEADF; from the coding sequence ATGCATGCCGATATCGACCAATTATATGTACTTCCTCCTTGTACTGCGGATCTGAAAATCCTGCGGGTAGACGTGGATTTTCTTCTTATCAACAAGCCGACGCGCTTGCTCAGTGTGCCCGGTCGCCATCCGCAAAATCGCGATTCGGTGATTAGTCGTTTGGAGATGGATTACCCGTCTGCGGCCATAGTGCATCGTCTGGATTTCGATACCTCTGGCGTTATGGTGATTCCGTTGAATAAGCCGGCTTTATCGCATATCAGCAAACAGTTCCAGGCGCGCGCGGTGAGCAAGCATTATCTGGCGGTAGTTGCCGGGTTGGTGGAACAGGATGAAGGCGTTATTGATTTACCGATCGCGGCAGGTGAGGGCCCTAAATACAAAATCTGCCATGACACTGGTAAGCCCTCAGTAACAGAATTTAAGGTGTTAGAACGCGATACCAGTGCGAATACTACGCGGGTGTTACTGCATCCAATTACGGGCCGTTCACATCAATTGCGTTTGCATTTGCAGGCACTTGGGCACCCGATTCTTGGATGTGAGTTTTATGGCGGAACCTATTCGCACTCGGCAACGCGACTGTTGCTTCACGCGCGGGATTTGCAGTTCACTCATCCAACCACCGGGGAACAAGTTTTTATCGCTGCTGAAGCTGATTTTTAA
- a CDS encoding glycoside hydrolase family 16 protein — protein MNTKIILLTSVVAASIGFTGCDSGEKKSDSAQPETANPQPVQAAPAPVASVPVFFDDFSYADVVGFYNNGWKVRTETGHPGIKGATWSAEGLSFHQDISGAENGAIRMSSVTGGTGENTRHTQFCHARKYREGTYAARIFFRDEPSYGPDGDEVIQTFYAISPLKAPMDKNYSETDFEYLPNGGWGENTVPALWTTSWDTFQLEPWTKVNEYTRKAGSYAGWHTLVLTVADNKVIYYVDGQLFAEHTSAVYPEDFMSINFNLWFMPKGADGSQGPVDSPELREYQEDIDWVFFREGVALSTAEVEALVAGYRSNKVAYLDGVKEQNPPLPSPCGL, from the coding sequence ATGAATACAAAAATAATTCTGCTTACCAGCGTTGTTGCAGCAAGTATCGGTTTTACCGGCTGTGATTCGGGTGAGAAAAAATCTGATAGCGCGCAGCCGGAAACTGCCAATCCGCAGCCAGTGCAAGCTGCACCCGCGCCAGTAGCGTCGGTACCTGTTTTCTTTGACGATTTCAGTTATGCGGATGTGGTCGGCTTTTATAACAATGGCTGGAAGGTTAGAACCGAGACCGGTCACCCGGGCATAAAAGGTGCTACCTGGTCGGCCGAGGGCTTGTCGTTTCACCAGGATATTAGCGGCGCAGAGAACGGCGCAATTCGCATGAGTTCAGTGACGGGCGGTACTGGGGAAAACACTCGCCACACCCAGTTCTGCCATGCGCGCAAATATCGGGAAGGTACCTATGCCGCGCGCATATTTTTCCGCGACGAACCAAGTTATGGTCCCGACGGCGACGAAGTTATCCAAACGTTTTATGCGATCAGCCCGCTAAAAGCGCCGATGGATAAAAACTACAGCGAAACGGATTTTGAATATCTTCCTAATGGCGGCTGGGGCGAAAACACTGTGCCCGCACTGTGGACCACCAGCTGGGATACCTTTCAGTTAGAGCCCTGGACCAAGGTCAATGAATATACTCGCAAAGCGGGCAGCTATGCAGGCTGGCACACACTGGTGCTAACCGTGGCGGACAACAAGGTTATTTATTATGTGGATGGACAATTATTTGCCGAGCATACCAGTGCGGTGTATCCGGAGGATTTTATGTCCATCAACTTTAATTTGTGGTTTATGCCGAAAGGCGCAGATGGTTCGCAAGGCCCGGTAGATTCACCAGAGCTGCGTGAATATCAGGAAGATATTGATTGGGTATTTTTCCGCGAGGGCGTCGCCTTATCGACGGCAGAAGTTGAAGCGCTGGTTGCTGGCTATCGCAGTAATAAAGTCGCGTACCTGGATGGCGTGAAAGAGCAAAATCCACCGCTACCATCACCTTGCGGTTTATAA
- a CDS encoding cation acetate symporter yields MTIFARLLVLLIATTSLPALAQTKSMAPGSAILMFIFFVMLTLGITIWASKRTKTTKDFYAAGGGIGGVQNGLAIAGDYMSAASFLGIAGLVYMSGFDGLIYAIGFLVGWPIVLLLIAEPLRNLGKYTFADVASFRLQQKPIRILAASGSLVTVIFYLIAQMVGAGKLIELLFGMQYEVAVVIVGVLMTFYVTFGGMLATTWVQLIKAILLLSGATLMAILVMVQFGFSFENLFAEAVKVHAKGTAIMAPGTLVADPISAISLGMALMFGTAGLPHILMRFFTVRDAVQARRSVFYATGFIGYFYILTFIIGFGAIVLLAAHPEYFSNGALIGGTNMAAIRLSQAVGGDMLLGFISAVAFATILAVVSGLTLAGSSAISHDLYATLILKGERNEEKEMRASRIATIVLGVIAVLLGIVFENQNVAFMVGLAFCVAASANFPILLLSMYWRKLTTRGAVVGGSLGLLTAVVLVFIGPTVWVDALGNKEAIFPFKYPAIFSISIAFIGIWVFSLLDNSATAKAEQAAFDAQFVRSQTGIGAADASEH; encoded by the coding sequence ATGACTATTTTTGCTCGCCTGTTGGTATTGCTAATTGCAACCACCAGTCTCCCCGCGTTAGCGCAAACTAAGAGCATGGCTCCCGGTTCCGCAATCCTGATGTTTATATTCTTTGTGATGCTGACATTAGGAATTACCATCTGGGCCTCCAAACGCACTAAAACAACTAAAGATTTCTACGCGGCCGGAGGAGGAATCGGCGGCGTCCAAAACGGGTTAGCAATCGCCGGTGACTACATGTCAGCTGCTTCATTTCTTGGCATCGCCGGTTTGGTATATATGTCAGGGTTCGATGGCTTAATTTATGCCATTGGATTTTTAGTCGGCTGGCCAATTGTGCTGTTGCTGATTGCCGAGCCGTTGCGCAATTTAGGTAAATATACCTTTGCCGATGTTGCCTCTTTCCGCTTACAACAAAAACCGATTCGCATATTGGCAGCCAGCGGCTCGCTGGTTACGGTAATTTTTTATTTAATTGCGCAGATGGTAGGCGCAGGAAAATTAATTGAATTGCTGTTTGGCATGCAATATGAAGTAGCTGTCGTGATTGTCGGCGTGCTCATGACCTTTTATGTCACCTTCGGTGGCATGCTCGCCACCACCTGGGTGCAATTGATTAAAGCTATTTTACTACTCTCAGGCGCCACCCTTATGGCGATACTGGTGATGGTGCAATTTGGTTTCAGTTTTGAAAACCTGTTTGCAGAAGCGGTTAAAGTGCATGCGAAAGGCACAGCGATTATGGCCCCTGGCACTTTGGTTGCAGATCCCATATCTGCCATTTCTTTAGGGATGGCACTGATGTTTGGCACCGCCGGTCTACCGCATATTTTGATGCGCTTCTTCACCGTGCGCGATGCCGTGCAAGCGCGCCGCTCAGTATTTTACGCTACCGGTTTTATCGGCTATTTCTATATTCTTACGTTCATCATTGGTTTTGGTGCAATCGTGTTGCTCGCCGCCCATCCGGAATATTTTAGCAACGGCGCATTGATTGGTGGCACCAATATGGCGGCTATTCGCTTGTCGCAAGCTGTGGGTGGCGACATGCTGCTCGGATTTATTTCTGCTGTTGCCTTTGCCACTATTCTCGCCGTGGTTTCCGGTTTAACACTTGCAGGTTCCAGCGCAATTTCTCACGATCTCTACGCAACCTTGATACTGAAAGGCGAACGCAACGAAGAAAAAGAAATGCGTGCATCGCGGATTGCTACTATCGTCCTTGGCGTTATTGCCGTACTGCTCGGAATTGTTTTTGAAAACCAAAACGTCGCCTTTATGGTGGGCTTGGCCTTCTGCGTTGCAGCCAGCGCGAACTTCCCGATTTTGTTACTCAGTATGTATTGGCGCAAACTCACTACTCGTGGGGCTGTGGTCGGCGGCTCATTGGGCCTGCTGACAGCCGTAGTGCTGGTTTTTATCGGCCCTACCGTTTGGGTGGATGCTCTCGGCAATAAAGAAGCAATATTCCCCTTCAAGTACCCGGCAATTTTTTCCATCAGCATCGCCTTTATTGGCATCTGGGTTTTCTCACTGCTGGATAATTCAGCCACAGCCAAAGCGGAGCAAGCTGCCTTTGATGCGCAATTTGTTCGCTCGCAAACTGGCATAGGTGCAGCAGACGCTAGCGAACACTAA
- a CDS encoding DUF485 domain-containing protein, with the protein MNHTETIRQWPEYAALTRARKKIMWPLSIITIAAYFVLILAIAFNPHSLGNPVGNGVTSIGIMLGLGIILLCFVVTGIYVYYANRVLEPLNQAILKKAEALK; encoded by the coding sequence ATGAACCATACTGAGACTATCCGGCAGTGGCCGGAGTACGCGGCCCTGACCCGCGCACGCAAGAAAATCATGTGGCCGCTCTCTATCATTACGATTGCCGCTTATTTTGTCCTTATCCTCGCTATTGCATTCAACCCTCACTCACTCGGCAATCCAGTCGGTAACGGCGTGACCTCTATAGGTATCATGCTGGGGTTGGGAATTATTCTGCTGTGCTTTGTGGTGACCGGCATTTACGTCTATTACGCCAATCGCGTCCTTGAGCCTCTGAACCAGGCCATCCTTAAAAAAGCGGAGGCGCTGAAGTGA
- a CDS encoding DNA-binding response regulator, producing the protein MKILLAEDQSMVRGALAALLAMETGFEITQAEDGDRAWLLMKQNSYDILLTDIEMPGRSGLELAQWVLQQKLPTKTIIITTFGRSGYIRRAIDMGVAGFLLKDAPSDQLIEAIHKVMDGKRVIDGELAMMALGESDPLNDKERRALRLAAEGKTTAEIATVLCLSEGTVRNYLSEAIAKLHAVNRVDAARIARQKGWI; encoded by the coding sequence ATGAAAATTTTACTCGCCGAAGACCAATCTATGGTTCGTGGTGCGCTGGCTGCTTTGCTAGCAATGGAAACCGGTTTTGAAATTACCCAGGCAGAAGATGGCGATCGAGCCTGGTTGCTCATGAAACAAAATAGCTACGATATTTTATTAACCGATATTGAAATGCCGGGCCGCTCCGGCCTGGAATTGGCCCAATGGGTACTGCAACAAAAGTTGCCGACTAAAACCATCATCATTACCACCTTTGGACGCTCTGGGTACATTCGCCGCGCCATCGACATGGGCGTAGCGGGATTCCTGTTAAAAGATGCACCTTCAGATCAATTAATTGAGGCCATCCACAAAGTAATGGATGGCAAACGAGTGATTGATGGTGAATTGGCGATGATGGCACTGGGTGAATCTGACCCACTCAATGACAAAGAACGTCGCGCATTGCGCCTGGCCGCAGAGGGCAAAACCACGGCGGAAATTGCCACCGTGCTCTGTTTATCTGAAGGGACTGTGCGTAATTATTTGTCGGAAGCTATTGCGAAGCTACACGCCGTTAACCGGGTCGATGCTGCACGTATTGCCCGGCAAAAAGGCTGGATCTAA
- a CDS encoding sensor histidine kinase yields the protein MNNRHFDETTTLGNQCIQSINSVKSRIWLVFSLYYFIPLIYMPYDRMKFGLLILIYIVFLALYELAIRTSAHNVWRPILGIILLSAIATPLTPGSGTFFSYIGFLLGFFCRPKQWLVCTGLLIGLIVALHFLNDYAFHFFAFSAITGLITIGIVGFTERVRYDSRLSQQKSREEVEQLAIIAERERIARDLHDILGHTLSSIALKAELAEKLLAQEKLDGAKQHLSELHQIARNSLSLVRQTVSGYKHRGLSGEVMELCERLRQKGFIVELNGEIPQLSPRAETAVILALTELTTNILRHSKGDHCQIEFSKYCDKIQVKMRDNGAVTALTPGNGLRGIQERLQTIAGEMQSSVHKGCEFIISLPSRELQQRS from the coding sequence ATGAATAACCGCCATTTCGATGAAACCACCACACTGGGTAATCAGTGCATACAATCGATTAACTCGGTGAAATCCCGTATCTGGCTGGTTTTCAGTCTCTATTATTTTATCCCTCTGATTTACATGCCCTATGACAGGATGAAATTTGGCTTGTTGATTCTGATCTATATCGTCTTTCTCGCGCTTTACGAACTGGCAATAAGAACCAGTGCACACAATGTCTGGCGCCCTATTCTGGGCATAATCCTGTTAAGTGCCATAGCAACGCCTCTAACCCCCGGCAGCGGTACGTTTTTTAGTTACATAGGTTTCTTGCTGGGATTTTTTTGCCGCCCGAAACAATGGCTAGTATGTACCGGACTGTTGATAGGCCTGATCGTCGCCCTGCACTTTTTGAATGACTATGCATTCCACTTTTTTGCTTTCAGCGCAATCACAGGCTTGATCACCATTGGCATAGTGGGGTTCACCGAGCGAGTGCGTTACGACTCACGCCTCAGCCAACAAAAAAGTCGAGAAGAGGTAGAGCAACTGGCGATTATTGCCGAGCGCGAACGCATCGCCCGCGACTTGCACGATATTCTGGGTCACACCTTATCCAGCATTGCGCTAAAAGCCGAACTTGCCGAAAAATTGCTCGCACAGGAAAAGCTTGACGGCGCCAAGCAGCACCTATCTGAATTGCATCAAATTGCGCGCAATAGCTTGAGCCTTGTACGTCAAACTGTATCCGGCTATAAACATCGCGGCCTTTCGGGCGAAGTAATGGAATTGTGCGAGCGCTTGCGCCAAAAAGGTTTCATCGTTGAGCTTAACGGCGAAATTCCGCAATTATCCCCGCGTGCAGAAACCGCAGTCATCCTTGCACTAACCGAACTAACTACCAACATTTTACGTCACAGCAAAGGCGATCACTGTCAAATCGAGTTCAGCAAATATTGCGATAAAATCCAGGTAAAAATGCGTGATAACGGCGCAGTCACTGCCTTAACGCCGGGCAATGGTTTACGCGGAATACAGGAACGGCTACAAACAATTGCCGGTGAAATGCAATCGTCCGTTCACAAAGGTTGCGAATTTATTATTTCCTTGCCTAGTCGCGAACTACAACAAAGGTCCTAG
- a CDS encoding SPFH domain-containing protein encodes MIHEVEARSGSGYLMLAVLLLSQVLSAAAVFVLPGFLKIAAILIAILVFICWFGFYMVHPNQGKVLQLFGQYAGTDRNTGLRWANPLYSKRSVSLRVRNFESGRLKVNDANGNPIEIAAVVVWKVVDTAEAVFEVDDYENYVTIQSEAALRNLATTYPYEQDAEDERLSLRSDPNSIAQKLKNEVQDRLQKAGVDVLEARLSHLAYAPEIAQAMLQRQQASAVLAARKIIVQGAVGMVSDALEQLKAQEVVELDAERKAAMVSNLLVVLCGDQQAKPVINTGTIYS; translated from the coding sequence ATGATCCATGAAGTTGAAGCGCGTAGCGGTTCAGGTTACCTGATGTTAGCGGTCCTGCTGCTGTCGCAAGTGCTTAGTGCAGCTGCAGTATTTGTGTTGCCTGGCTTCCTCAAAATAGCCGCGATACTGATAGCGATATTGGTGTTCATTTGCTGGTTTGGCTTTTACATGGTTCATCCAAATCAGGGCAAGGTGCTGCAACTATTTGGACAGTATGCGGGAACTGATCGCAACACCGGGTTGCGTTGGGCCAACCCTCTCTACAGTAAGCGCTCCGTGAGTTTGCGTGTGCGCAATTTTGAATCGGGGCGTTTGAAAGTAAATGATGCAAATGGTAACCCGATTGAAATTGCGGCCGTGGTTGTATGGAAAGTGGTGGATACTGCTGAAGCGGTTTTTGAGGTGGATGACTATGAAAACTATGTCACTATTCAAAGTGAGGCGGCGCTACGCAATCTGGCAACGACTTATCCCTACGAGCAGGACGCGGAAGATGAGCGTTTGTCCTTGCGCAGCGATCCCAACTCGATTGCTCAAAAATTAAAAAATGAAGTGCAGGATCGCCTGCAAAAAGCAGGTGTGGATGTGCTCGAAGCGCGCTTGAGTCATCTAGCCTACGCACCGGAGATAGCGCAGGCAATGTTGCAGCGCCAGCAAGCGAGCGCGGTATTGGCAGCGCGCAAAATTATCGTGCAAGGCGCGGTGGGTATGGTGAGCGATGCGCTGGAGCAATTAAAAGCCCAGGAAGTCGTTGAACTCGATGCAGAGCGAAAAGCGGCAATGGTTAGTAATTTGCTAGTTGTGCTCTGCGGTGATCAGCAGGCAAAGCCGGTGATTAATACTGGCACCATTTATTCCTAA
- a CDS encoding DUF4177 domain-containing protein has translation MTRWEYKTVSFEDCVTFLGGFNSDKFNQKLNLLGREGWELVLTNSKPGFTHSSKFIAVFKRAL, from the coding sequence ATGACCCGCTGGGAATATAAAACGGTAAGCTTTGAGGATTGTGTTACTTTTTTGGGTGGATTTAACTCGGATAAGTTTAATCAAAAACTGAATTTACTTGGGCGCGAGGGGTGGGAGTTGGTTTTAACAAACTCAAAGCCAGGCTTTACGCATTCGAGTAAGTTTATTGCTGTTTTTAAACGTGCCTTATAA
- a CDS encoding GntR family transcriptional regulator produces MAKQPILNMRPESKGLSYDRPAASQIFGFVRDAIISMELLPGQMISETALAQQFGVSRTPVREALIQLSNIGFVEVLPQRGTYVTKFSMDKILEARFIREALEVAVVTQLAAAADEATRLEAVDACEKIIEAQKTAAAEDNALAFQNLDDEFHQTLASFTLYPRVATFIEAEKAHMDRVRNLSLHVSGQYKRVLNQHAAIIKAIKAGSAEKSAAAMSVHLKDVYNILEVIPQEHPEYFV; encoded by the coding sequence GTGGCTAAACAGCCAATTCTTAATATGCGCCCGGAATCCAAGGGTTTATCCTATGATCGCCCAGCGGCAAGCCAGATTTTTGGTTTTGTGCGCGATGCCATCATCAGTATGGAACTGTTACCCGGGCAAATGATTTCCGAGACTGCTCTGGCCCAGCAGTTTGGCGTAAGCCGTACGCCAGTACGCGAAGCCCTCATACAGCTGTCCAATATAGGTTTTGTAGAAGTGCTGCCGCAACGCGGAACCTACGTAACCAAATTCAGCATGGACAAAATTCTGGAAGCTCGTTTTATTCGCGAAGCCCTGGAAGTTGCCGTAGTCACGCAATTAGCAGCAGCGGCTGATGAAGCAACCCGCCTGGAAGCTGTGGATGCGTGCGAAAAAATTATTGAAGCGCAGAAAACAGCAGCAGCAGAAGACAACGCACTGGCATTCCAGAACCTGGATGATGAATTCCATCAAACCCTGGCCAGCTTTACGCTTTACCCACGCGTAGCGACATTCATCGAAGCCGAAAAGGCCCATATGGATAGAGTGCGCAACTTGAGCTTGCATGTGAGCGGACAATATAAGCGCGTACTCAACCAGCACGCAGCGATTATTAAAGCGATAAAAGCTGGCTCAGCAGAAAAATCAGCGGCGGCCATGAGTGTTCATTTGAAGGATGTGTACAACATTCTGGAAGTCATTCCGCAAGAACACCCGGAATATTTTGTGTAG
- a CDS encoding DUF349 domain-containing protein has translation MKLLRKLFGAKPKVEPIKAAPLPVAEVKPPKPVITLDIVEHTSDEQELLKLALEGATSQLRQAAAEKLHSRELLEQAAKAVKTKDKNVFKIIKSKLEKFKTEDAQQAELESTAIRICEKLEKHSHLEADALFKAKLTVLQNEWATLPNTSTSTYQRFTQALAACEAKIAARAQAIADEEEKQTLDQQAQQLATDALHNLKQLSASIYRHANIDDLLNANYELKIQELSNAVRLAANRQLPLDKLAKEFEHRKQQTLNLIDQIKTSGTITELNQSLEKITDAALVKQAQHKLHQFIKSANELSDDIPEALEEAKNKISAFLSEKNQAEQVAKDALREFSELARKGLWAAEQGFVRKARAIQKELNEKREQLSNPQGLPKSIQAKLEDFEAQLVKLGDWHEFAVTPKKEALIEQMRTLANTTINPENLATKIHDLQDSWKEVSKGAQQQDDDLWQQFQQASAVAYAPCKDFFEAQAAAREANLTKRRELVNQLHQYLAGYDFTNAVWKDVEQTLKTARAEWQNYWPVPRKAGNDLQKEFEGLMEQLFGKITHEYETNKNAKQQLIDQAATLCNSEEPRAAAEQIKQLQTQWKNIGKSWPREEHQLWQEFRTHCDAIFAKRNQVFEAAKEQRQAVVTNAEAIIERLRQFAEQTLEHINSAKDEIEQLKSDFNTLELPKESNRPLQQKFTSAINAIAAQRDSARHQAEAQSWTDLFAILDGIRDYEIARISGKTTDSLASQKEALQQRIEQVVRWPSGTQQAVQQRLTKADSLSAEEQQRNDNLLRILTIRAEILAGIESPESDKSVRMNYQVQQLQQGLGQRDSQFEPLLLEWIGLGGVEQATYTALLARFNQARQKGTK, from the coding sequence CGAAGTAAAACCACCCAAGCCGGTTATTACGCTGGATATAGTGGAACACACCAGTGACGAACAGGAATTGCTGAAATTGGCCCTGGAGGGGGCCACTAGTCAATTGCGTCAAGCTGCAGCAGAAAAATTACACAGTCGTGAACTTTTGGAGCAAGCCGCCAAGGCGGTCAAAACCAAAGACAAAAATGTTTTTAAGATTATTAAGAGCAAGTTGGAAAAGTTCAAAACCGAAGATGCCCAGCAAGCCGAGCTGGAATCAACAGCAATACGCATCTGCGAAAAGCTGGAAAAACATTCCCACCTAGAAGCTGATGCGCTATTCAAAGCAAAACTTACTGTATTGCAAAATGAATGGGCAACGCTCCCGAACACTTCCACATCGACTTATCAGCGCTTCACTCAAGCACTGGCTGCCTGCGAAGCAAAAATTGCTGCGCGTGCACAAGCAATTGCCGACGAAGAAGAAAAGCAAACACTGGATCAACAAGCGCAACAGCTAGCGACGGATGCACTGCACAATCTCAAACAATTGTCCGCGAGCATTTATCGCCACGCAAACATTGATGATTTACTGAACGCTAATTATGAACTGAAAATTCAAGAGCTCAGCAATGCAGTTCGCTTAGCTGCCAATCGTCAATTGCCTTTGGATAAACTCGCCAAAGAGTTTGAACATCGCAAACAGCAAACATTGAATTTGATTGACCAAATCAAAACGTCGGGCACTATTACTGAGCTGAATCAATCATTGGAAAAAATTACCGATGCAGCTCTGGTTAAGCAAGCACAGCATAAATTACACCAATTTATAAAGTCTGCTAACGAACTGAGTGACGATATCCCTGAAGCTTTAGAAGAAGCTAAAAATAAAATAAGCGCATTTCTTTCCGAGAAAAATCAGGCAGAGCAAGTAGCGAAAGATGCGCTACGCGAATTTAGCGAGTTGGCACGAAAAGGTTTATGGGCAGCAGAGCAAGGTTTTGTACGTAAAGCACGCGCCATCCAGAAAGAGCTAAACGAAAAGCGTGAGCAGCTCTCCAATCCACAAGGACTGCCCAAATCGATACAAGCAAAACTGGAAGATTTCGAAGCGCAACTGGTTAAACTTGGCGACTGGCATGAGTTTGCGGTAACCCCTAAAAAGGAAGCACTGATTGAACAAATGCGCACACTCGCGAACACCACTATTAATCCGGAGAACCTCGCCACCAAGATTCACGATTTGCAGGATAGCTGGAAAGAAGTCAGCAAGGGCGCACAGCAGCAAGATGATGATCTCTGGCAACAATTCCAGCAAGCATCTGCCGTCGCCTACGCGCCCTGCAAAGATTTTTTTGAGGCACAAGCTGCCGCACGAGAAGCCAACCTTACCAAGCGACGCGAACTGGTGAACCAACTGCACCAATATCTTGCAGGTTACGATTTTACGAATGCTGTTTGGAAAGATGTTGAGCAGACATTAAAAACGGCGCGCGCCGAATGGCAAAATTATTGGCCAGTACCGCGTAAAGCCGGCAATGACTTACAGAAAGAATTTGAAGGCCTGATGGAACAATTGTTCGGGAAGATTACCCACGAATATGAAACCAACAAAAATGCCAAGCAACAATTAATTGACCAAGCTGCCACTCTATGCAACAGCGAAGAGCCGCGCGCCGCGGCCGAACAAATTAAGCAATTACAAACCCAGTGGAAAAATATTGGCAAAAGCTGGCCGCGCGAAGAACACCAACTGTGGCAAGAATTCCGTACACATTGCGACGCTATCTTTGCCAAACGCAACCAGGTATTTGAAGCCGCTAAAGAGCAACGCCAAGCCGTTGTTACTAACGCCGAAGCAATCATTGAGCGATTACGTCAGTTTGCTGAACAAACACTCGAACACATTAACAGCGCCAAAGACGAAATCGAACAATTGAAAAGTGACTTCAATACGCTAGAACTCCCCAAAGAGTCTAACAGACCACTGCAGCAAAAATTTACTAGCGCGATAAATGCAATTGCTGCACAACGAGATAGCGCCCGCCATCAAGCAGAAGCGCAAAGCTGGACTGACTTGTTCGCAATATTGGATGGCATACGCGACTATGAAATCGCACGTATCAGTGGCAAAACCACCGATTCACTCGCCAGTCAAAAGGAAGCACTGCAACAACGAATTGAGCAGGTAGTGCGTTGGCCCTCTGGCACGCAGCAAGCTGTTCAACAACGCCTTACGAAAGCCGATTCACTCAGTGCAGAAGAACAGCAACGTAATGATAACTTATTGCGTATTCTCACGATTCGCGCTGAAATTTTGGCAGGAATAGAAAGCCCGGAATCAGACAAGTCTGTGCGAATGAATTATCAGGTTCAACAGTTGCAGCAAGGTCTCGGACAAAGGGACTCGCAATTCGAACCCTTGCTGCTTGAGTGGATTGGGTTAGGCGGTGTAGAACAAGCAACCTACACAGCCTTGCTAGCCCGCTTTAACCAAGCTCGCCAGAAAGGCACAAAATAA